The region AATATTTTCCTCAGCTAAGCGGGGTGACCTCGTCCAGACAACCAACCATCGATCAGAGAGTCAATGCAGAACTATACATTGGAGAACAGTTCCTAAGCATTGTGGATACACGATATCAATATCAGTCATGGAGTGACACGCGATCACACGAGGCCCGTCTGACAGATCAACTTGGACCGATACATCGTATTGCTCAAAGAGGTGATGTTCTCGTTATGCAGCGCAGTACTCTCACCGAAAATCTCTTCAGACTAACACTGGTGAAGAAGTCGGGCCAATATTTTGAGTTAGTACGACCAGCAATTGGCCGCCGCCGCTGGGGGCCCCTTTAAATAACTAGTCGCCGCGATATCAACTTTACTGATTCGTGGCGGTTCTTAAGGTGAAAAATGAAATAATGAAATCCTTATTTTATGTTGACGCTATCAAGCCGCCTTCGGCAGCAGCACTTCCCCAAAGGTTTACAACACTTGTTCCAACTTGCCGCCCAACATCGCGTCAAGACGCCGACGATGCTGGCGGTGATATCCTGATTGGTCTTACAGCACCAGGTGGTTTGCAGCATGGCTTCGGTATAGCTGTACTGATCGAGCAATAAGCGCCCTTCCTTCACACTGTGGCGGCAGCAGGACAGTGCCCACCGTTTTCCTCGCCCCATCTCCCCACTGCCGCCAAGAAACCAGTACACTAGTTCCTGAGCGCAACTATTTTCTGCGCGCGCCATGCCGCCTGCCGTTCCGGGAGGCGTCCCTGCCGCAAGGCGTGTTGTCTGCCTGGACAAATGCAATGTTCACTTCGCGCAGCCTGTCTCCTGCCTTTTATTACCTGTTCTTTTCAGGAGAACGGGAGCAGCAGCAGCGCTTTTTCAAGGAACTGCATTTCATTTCGATAGCCATCCTGACGTTTGGCCTGGCTTGCTGGCTGGTCACGTTCAGCCTGACCTTGCCGCGCGCCTCGCTCGATCATGCGCAGGCGGCGCTGGGCGTGACGGGCATGGTGCTCGGGCTGGTGTTGACCAAGTATGCGAAGTCCTTGCAGGCCATCATCGTCAGCGGCACCATCAGCGTGCTGTTCATCGCTTTCAGTTTTCGCGTGCTGATGCTGGGCACGGACGATCCCGCTTTCTGGGTGTTGCCGCTGGGCGTGATGATCACCCTGACGACGGCGCCCATCTTCAGCGGCATCGCGTATTACCTGGGCGTGTCGCTGTGCGTGTGGGCCATTCTGGGGCTGGGACAGTTTCCCGTGCATGCGGGCCAGGCAGACCAGCATTGGCCCGTGCTGGCCGTCACCATCAGCGTGATCATCGGCCTGGCGCTGAATATCTATTTTCTTGTCTTGCGCATCCATAACTACCGCGCCCAGCGCGACCTGGCGACGATGGCTTACAAGGATGGCTTGACCGGGCTTAACAACCGCCGCATGTTTACGCAAGGCGCCCGCGCCCTGCAGCGCACGGCGCGCACGCCCGCGTATTTCCTGATGATCGACATCGACGACTTCAAGCAAATCAACGACGTGTACGGCCATGACGTGGGTGACGAGGTGCTGAAAAAGATCGCCGACGTGATATCTGAACTGTCGGGCGAGCACCTGTGCGGCCGGCTGGGCGGCGAGGAGTTTGCCGTGATTTACCTGGGCGAAAAGAACGCGGCCTGCGCCTTTGCCGCGCAACTGGTCGACAGCGTCGAGGCGGCCTTTGTGCCGGAACGCAAGGTGTCCGTCAGCATCGGCATGGCGGAACTGATCAAGGAAGCGGACTTGTCGCACAGCTACAGGCGCGCCGATGAGTCCTTGTACCAGGCCAAGAAAAGCGGCAAGAACCGCTACGTGCTCAACGCCGCCTAGGCATTGCCGCCGGGTTTGGCATCTAGCAGCGCCAGCAAAGCTTGCGGCGCCATCTTCCACGGGTCGCGCTGCTCGGGGTCCACCTCGTCCCAGCTGTCCAGGGCGCCGATCTTGAGGATGGAAATGGTGATCTTGGCCATGGCAATGGGGACAGTGATTCAATAGCCAAGCTTGGCAGAAAGGGATTTATTCCTGAAATGCTAAGATCGCGGCCCGCGCATGCCGGCAACCGGTCCGGCATGGCGTCTCGACAAGGATGGCCATTGAACACCCCAGGAAAAACCACTCTGCGCATGCTGTCGCTGTGCGCCGCCCTGTGCCTGCCGCTTTCCAGCATGGCACAAGGCATTTCTGCCGAAGATGCCGCCTTCGTGGCTGCCACCGTGCCCATGCCGTCGCCGCCGCTGCGCCTGAGTGCGCACCCGGAGATCCGCGCCGACGTCTTCAAGCTGCTCGGCTATGCGCGCGGCAGCTATACACAAGGCAACACCCTGATCGCGCGCCAAGTGCTCGACAGCATGCATTCACTCGATGACATCACGCGCACCATGCTGCCCGACGGACGTTCGGTGCTGGCCTCCATCGATGCCGGCACGCACGGTGCATGGCGCGCCGCCATGCTGTTCGATCCGCAGCGCAAGCTGTTGGCACTGGGCCTCGTCAACGGCCATTGCCAGGCCACTGGCGACGCCGCCCCCGCCTGCCTGCCGTCCACGCACGCCGTGCTGACCCTGTTCCTGCCGCCAGGCGCGGAGGACGAGACGGCCGCGCCGCTGCTGGTCTGGGCGCGACAAGTGCCGGCCATGCTGGCACAGGCTGCGCCGGCACAGCGGCAAAGCATTGCAGCAGTGGAATACATCACCACCCGCCCCGGCCAGCCCGGCTGGGAGCCGCGCGACGTGCCGCCCGACTTTCCCGCCAGCTTGCTGCACCTGCTGCTGCCGAATGCGGAGTTGAACAGCAGCTCCAGCGGCGGCAAGATCGTCACACCGGCGGGCCTGGCCGGTTTGCCCATGCGCACGCCCACGGAAGCGGCCGAGGCGGGCGACGAGTCCATGCCCGATGCCGACATCACCTTGCGCAGCTATGCCGATTTCCACTGGGTGCTCAACACCTACGCGAAACTGGCCAAGGGCGCGCAAGTGAAGGGCCATGACGACAAGGTGGTGTTCACCGGTAGCGATGCCAGCGGCCGCTACACGGTGACCTTGCGCGAACCCAACAAGGACGATGGCGTCTTCATCACCGTGGCCAGCTGGCGGGAAAAATAAGCGCAAGAGCAGGGAAAGCATTGCCATTACGCACAGGAGCATGGCATTTTGGCATTTTGCGGTATGATTTCCGGCCGTGCGGCGCGGCCCTGTCCCTGCCTTGCCCACCCTGCCCTTCAAGCCAGTCACGCTTGCGTCGCCTCCTGCCCTAAGGAATTCATATGTTCGGTTTTAACTTGCGCGTTGCCAAGATGGTGTGGACGGCGTTCCTCATCGCCTTCCTGCTATTTCTCACCTACAAGGTTTCGTCGACCCTGATCGTCGTGGTCTTTGCGATTTTCTTCAGCTACCTCGTGTATCCACTGATCGGCCTGCTGGAACGTCATGGCCCGAAACGCTTGCCGCGCACGGCTGCCATCGGCATCGTCTTTCTCGTGGTGATCTTGCTGGTGGCGATACTGGGCTCCATCTTTGGCGCGCGCATCGAGGAAGAGGCGATCAAGCTCAGCGATCAGTTGCCGACCTTGCTCAAGGGGAATAATTTTGCCGAGCGCATCCCGTTGCC is a window of Janthinobacterium rivuli DNA encoding:
- a CDS encoding EcoRII N-terminal effector-binding domain-containing protein, which translates into the protein MMKLGCLIASNDWEAPFFKVLAKNDTGEGKGHQAGVLIPKSLRQYFPQLSGVTSSRQPTIDQRVNAELYIGEQFLSIVDTRYQYQSWSDTRSHEARLTDQLGPIHRIAQRGDVLVMQRSTLTENLFRLTLVKKSGQYFELVRPAIGRRRWGPL
- a CDS encoding GGDEF domain-containing protein is translated as MFTSRSLSPAFYYLFFSGEREQQQRFFKELHFISIAILTFGLACWLVTFSLTLPRASLDHAQAALGVTGMVLGLVLTKYAKSLQAIIVSGTISVLFIAFSFRVLMLGTDDPAFWVLPLGVMITLTTAPIFSGIAYYLGVSLCVWAILGLGQFPVHAGQADQHWPVLAVTISVIIGLALNIYFLVLRIHNYRAQRDLATMAYKDGLTGLNNRRMFTQGARALQRTARTPAYFLMIDIDDFKQINDVYGHDVGDEVLKKIADVISELSGEHLCGRLGGEEFAVIYLGEKNAACAFAAQLVDSVEAAFVPERKVSVSIGMAELIKEADLSHSYRRADESLYQAKKSGKNRYVLNAA